One genomic window of Candidatus Kuenenia stuttgartiensis includes the following:
- a CDS encoding ExeA family protein, with amino-acid sequence MFTSHFSMTTQPFSERINTSLIMKDERFTQGLARLQYLLHSGSIAVLYGQTGVGKSTLLKLFLSQIPQNLFLPIYLHFTHLKSSSLLSLIVSQLGEIPKHTKDRLFLQIMDKSLRSNLTPIIVIDEAHLLKTDAITDLRLLVSSPLDSSTHLKIILSGQEHLKYILKRDIHADFAQRISVHYHIHPLTKTQTAAYIDFHLKSSGASDKIFDSDVKDLIHEFSAGIPRQINAISTACLINASIRQSQKITQDIFHQALAEIQSF; translated from the coding sequence ATGTTTACTTCTCATTTTTCCATGACTACTCAGCCGTTCTCTGAAAGAATCAACACCAGCCTTATCATGAAAGACGAACGCTTTACCCAGGGGCTTGCACGACTCCAATACCTCTTACACTCAGGCTCTATCGCCGTCCTCTACGGACAGACGGGAGTCGGAAAATCCACACTCCTCAAACTCTTCCTCTCACAAATCCCCCAAAACCTGTTTCTCCCCATCTACCTCCATTTTACCCACCTAAAATCATCCAGCCTTCTCTCCTTAATCGTCTCCCAGCTCGGTGAAATACCAAAACACACCAAAGACCGGCTCTTCCTCCAAATTATGGATAAATCCTTGCGCTCAAATCTCACTCCCATTATCGTTATCGACGAGGCTCATCTCCTGAAAACCGACGCCATCACAGACCTCAGACTCCTTGTCAGCTCTCCGCTTGATTCTTCCACTCATCTCAAAATCATCCTCTCGGGACAGGAACACCTCAAATATATCCTCAAAAGAGACATCCATGCCGACTTCGCACAACGCATCTCGGTACATTACCACATTCATCCCCTTACTAAAACTCAAACCGCTGCATACATAGACTTCCATCTGAAATCTTCCGGCGCATCCGATAAAATCTTTGACTCAGACGTCAAAGACCTGATCCATGAGTTCTCCGCCGGCATCCCAAGGCAAATCAACGCCATTTCCACCGCCTGCCTGATTAACGCTTCCATCAGACAATCACAGAAAATTACCCAGGATATCTTCCATCAGGCTCTTGCTGAAATTCAATCTTTTTAA
- a CDS encoding CHC2 zinc finger domain-containing protein: MARLFSPQLLRSLRNDIPIDRLIADVLSIPHKYSEGYFRFLCPLCSEFNSATNPNTNLARCFRCKKNFNTIDIVMVDSNSSFPDAVYLLKSVLPQYINST, encoded by the coding sequence ATGGCCCGTCTCTTTTCCCCTCAACTCTTGCGCTCATTACGAAACGATATCCCCATCGATCGACTCATCGCTGATGTCCTCTCCATACCTCATAAATACTCCGAAGGCTATTTCCGCTTCCTCTGCCCTCTCTGTTCTGAATTTAATTCCGCCACCAACCCAAATACGAACCTCGCCAGGTGTTTCCGTTGTAAAAAAAACTTTAATACCATCGACATCGTCATGGTAGATTCCAACTCCTCTTTCCCAGATGCTGTCTATCTGCTAAAATCCGTTTTACCTCAATATATTAATTCCACTTAA
- a CDS encoding IS630 family transposase translates to MDGVHPQHNSTSAYCWIEKGKKKEIPSNTGRKRINLNGAIDIETFEVTIREDESINAQSTIKLFHEIESRYAQAGTIYIISDNAKYYRSKLVKEYLANSRIKIKFLPSYSPNLNLIERLWKFFRKKILYNKYYDTYEKFKNKCLSFFKNINEYTDELSTLLTENFQIIGEQISKT, encoded by the coding sequence ATGGATGGAGTTCATCCACAGCACAATTCTACGTCTGCATATTGCTGGATAGAGAAAGGCAAAAAGAAGGAAATACCCTCTAATACCGGCAGGAAAAGAATAAATTTAAACGGTGCTATTGACATAGAAACCTTTGAAGTAACAATCCGGGAAGATGAAAGCATCAATGCTCAATCAACAATAAAGCTTTTCCATGAAATAGAGTCAAGGTATGCTCAAGCCGGTACTATTTACATAATCTCTGATAATGCTAAATATTACAGGTCTAAGTTGGTCAAAGAATACCTTGCAAATTCGAGAATAAAGATCAAATTTCTCCCTTCCTATTCACCCAATTTAAATCTCATTGAAAGATTATGGAAATTCTTTCGCAAAAAAATATTGTATAACAAGTATTATGATACTTATGAGAAGTTTAAAAACAAATGTTTAAGTTTTTTCAAAAATATTAACGAGTATACAGATGAATTGTCTACTCTTTTAACTGAAAATTTTCAAATTATTGGCGAGCAAATTTCGAAAACCTGA